A genomic segment from Pyruvatibacter sp. encodes:
- a CDS encoding DUF502 domain-containing protein — translation MSDDPQPHIIEPAQRSGILSRLRNYFLTGLVVAAPVTITVVLVMWFVDFVDAWFTPMIPDQYRPEQYLGLTVPGLGVIMAVVLLTLLGALTANLFGRTLVSYGERLVGRMPLVRNIYGALKQIFETVLSQSQQSFREVALIEYPRRGLYSIAFVTTTTKGEVQARADDDMVSVFLPTTPNPTSGFLLFVPRRDIVMLEMSVEDAAKMVISAGLVAPAFDAAKSGLPKYHVHTQVEEDSLNK, via the coding sequence ATGAGCGACGACCCGCAACCGCACATCATTGAACCCGCGCAACGCTCCGGCATTCTGTCGCGGCTGCGCAACTACTTTCTGACCGGGCTTGTCGTTGCCGCGCCCGTCACCATCACAGTAGTGCTGGTGATGTGGTTTGTTGATTTCGTGGACGCATGGTTCACGCCGATGATCCCCGATCAGTACCGGCCGGAACAGTACCTGGGCCTCACGGTTCCCGGCCTCGGCGTCATCATGGCTGTGGTGTTGCTGACGCTGCTGGGGGCGCTGACGGCAAACCTGTTTGGCCGCACTCTGGTCAGCTATGGCGAGCGGCTGGTGGGGCGGATGCCGCTGGTTCGCAATATCTATGGCGCACTGAAGCAGATTTTTGAAACGGTGCTGAGCCAGTCACAGCAATCGTTTCGTGAGGTGGCGTTGATTGAGTATCCGCGCAGGGGGCTTTACTCAATCGCCTTTGTCACAACCACGACCAAGGGTGAGGTACAGGCGCGCGCTGACGACGATATGGTGAGTGTGTTTTTGCCAACAACACCAAACCCCACCAGCGGCTTTTTGCTGTTCGTGCCGCGCCGCGATATCGTCATGCTTGAAATGTCGGTTGAGGACGCAGCCAAGATGGTGATCTCGGCAGGACTGGTGGCACCGGCATTTGATGCGGCGAAGTCCGGTTTGCCCAAGTATCATGTGCATACGCAGGTTGAGGAAGATAGCCTGAACAAGTGA
- a CDS encoding succinate dehydrogenase assembly factor 2 has translation MTYSNEPKDPETRRRRITFRAWHRGIKENDLILGTFADMHIETLNDDDLDAFEQLMEAPDQDVYGWVSQTKDVPPEYQTNLMTRLQAHTVPPRTRLER, from the coding sequence ATGACGTATTCCAACGAGCCCAAAGACCCTGAAACGCGCCGCCGCCGCATCACCTTTCGTGCCTGGCATCGCGGCATCAAGGAGAATGACCTCATTTTGGGGACGTTTGCCGACATGCATATTGAAACGCTGAACGACGACGACCTGGATGCGTTTGAGCAGTTGATGGAAGCGCCCGATCAGGACGTATATGGTTGGGTGTCACAAACCAAGGACGTGCCGCCGGAATATCAGACCAATCTGATGACGCGGCTTCAGGCCCATACGGTGCCACCCCGGACACGGCTGGAACGCTAG
- a CDS encoding DsbA family oxidoreductase, whose product MFIDVVSDTVCPWCYIGKRRFDMARAERPDLEIDLRWRPYQLDPTIPAEGVDRREYMEAKFGKNRSKEVGDVIREAASDAGITLAFDKIERSPNTFDSHRLIRWGASAGCQNEIVEILFRRYFEDGEDIGDRKVLVAAAQEAGMDHELVAYLLLHNKDAELVANEANQAREMGISGVPTFLFEGKFAVVGAQETKGYLRAIDKVQAKLSEQVAAH is encoded by the coding sequence ATGTTCATCGACGTCGTATCAGACACCGTCTGCCCCTGGTGCTACATCGGCAAACGCCGCTTCGACATGGCCCGCGCCGAGCGCCCCGACTTGGAAATCGACCTGCGCTGGAGACCCTACCAGTTGGACCCCACCATTCCTGCCGAGGGCGTTGATCGCCGCGAATACATGGAAGCCAAGTTCGGCAAGAACCGCTCGAAAGAGGTTGGCGACGTAATTCGTGAGGCCGCATCAGACGCCGGTATTACCCTCGCATTCGACAAGATAGAGCGCTCACCTAATACATTTGATTCGCACCGGCTGATCCGCTGGGGTGCCAGCGCGGGCTGCCAGAACGAGATCGTCGAGATTTTGTTCCGCCGATATTTTGAAGACGGCGAGGACATCGGCGACCGCAAGGTGCTGGTGGCCGCCGCACAGGAAGCCGGCATGGATCACGAACTGGTGGCGTATCTGCTGCTCCACAACAAGGACGCAGAACTGGTTGCCAACGAAGCCAACCAGGCCCGCGAAATGGGCATCTCCGGCGTGCCGACATTCCTGTTTGAAGGCAAGTTCGCAGTTGTTGGCGCCCAGGAAACCAAAGGCTACCTGCGTGCGATCGACAAGGTGCAGGCCAAACTCAGTGAACAGGTCGCTGCACATTAG
- a CDS encoding alpha/beta hydrolase produces MNAFDVLQSKNARLIAALPDGRLLGYSDTGDQSLPPVFYFHGFPGSRLEASFLPLKSARLIGVDRPGYGLSSPKRGRKLADFPKDVAALADHLQIKKFSIMGVSGGGPYAAACAHWLPERVAAAALVCPLGPPEAPGMSQGRLRMLTNLARRPITRNALFGIGRAIVLDDNMMRRAAAYRARQPRAEADRGLMTSDMGRLMLTSWREAIGKGVAGMSSDSRIYGTPWGWRISEMRVPTYLWHGHADTVVPSSIGRYYAARVPDMHATFTDNDGHFSIVLNHADDIIQRLISHL; encoded by the coding sequence ATGAACGCTTTCGACGTCCTGCAAAGCAAGAATGCCCGGCTGATTGCCGCGCTGCCTGATGGCCGCTTGCTTGGCTACAGCGACACCGGCGACCAATCACTGCCGCCGGTATTTTATTTTCACGGCTTTCCTGGTTCGCGACTTGAGGCATCGTTCCTGCCCCTAAAAAGCGCGCGACTGATAGGCGTGGACCGGCCGGGCTACGGCCTGTCGTCCCCAAAACGCGGGCGCAAACTGGCCGATTTTCCCAAGGATGTTGCCGCGCTGGCAGACCATCTGCAAATTAAAAAGTTCAGCATCATGGGCGTCTCGGGCGGCGGGCCTTATGCCGCTGCCTGCGCCCATTGGCTGCCGGAGCGCGTGGCAGCCGCAGCGCTGGTGTGCCCGCTCGGCCCGCCCGAAGCACCGGGCATGAGCCAGGGGCGTCTCAGAATGCTTACCAATCTGGCACGCCGCCCGATCACCCGAAATGCCCTGTTCGGCATTGGCCGCGCCATTGTGCTGGACGACAACATGATGCGCCGCGCGGCGGCCTACAGGGCAAGGCAACCCCGGGCCGAGGCGGATCGCGGCCTGATGACCAGCGACATGGGCCGCCTGATGCTCACGAGCTGGCGTGAAGCCATTGGCAAGGGGGTGGCGGGCATGTCGAGTGACAGCCGCATTTACGGCACGCCTTGGGGCTGGCGGATTTCTGAAATGCGGGTGCCGACATATCTGTGGCATGGCCATGCCGACACCGTGGTGCCGTCGTCCATCGGTCGCTATTACGCGGCGCGCGTACCTGACATGCACGCCACGTTCACCGACAATGACGGCCATTTCTCAATCGTGCTAAATCATGCGGATGACATCATCCAGCGCCTCATCAGCCACCTCTAA
- a CDS encoding enoyl-CoA hydratase/isomerase family protein: MIMMSDDGPVAIVTFENPPMGYMNLEMVKELDRIVAAHETDDNVRAIVFTGGLPNVFIRHYDVAEIVAAGDFVQSTGRSVDDIVASAKAETDISNLFNRVDQCAKPTIAAINGMCMGGGYEFALCCDIRLAGAGDYTIGLPETNVGIFPGAGGTQRLPRVVGEARALEMILCGRVADPREAAELGLVHEHISGDVLAAAVALGKELAQKTPRSLAAAKQLVKGATQFPLAEGLANERAEFMRLLADDEEAMQRMRDFVSGGGEIA, encoded by the coding sequence ATGATCATGATGTCGGATGACGGCCCCGTCGCGATTGTCACGTTTGAAAACCCACCCATGGGTTACATGAATCTGGAAATGGTGAAGGAGCTGGACCGCATAGTCGCCGCCCATGAGACCGACGACAATGTGCGCGCCATCGTCTTCACCGGTGGGCTGCCAAACGTGTTTATCCGCCACTACGATGTGGCCGAGATTGTGGCTGCCGGAGATTTTGTCCAGTCCACAGGACGCAGCGTTGACGACATAGTGGCAAGCGCCAAAGCCGAAACCGATATTTCCAACCTGTTCAATCGCGTGGACCAGTGCGCCAAGCCAACCATCGCTGCCATCAACGGCATGTGCATGGGGGGCGGATACGAGTTTGCGCTGTGTTGCGATATTCGGCTTGCAGGCGCAGGCGATTACACGATTGGCCTGCCCGAAACCAATGTCGGCATCTTCCCCGGCGCAGGCGGCACGCAGCGTCTGCCTCGCGTTGTAGGTGAAGCGCGCGCCCTTGAAATGATTTTGTGCGGCCGTGTCGCTGATCCGCGCGAAGCGGCGGAACTGGGCTTAGTTCACGAGCACATCTCAGGTGACGTGCTTGCGGCAGCCGTGGCGCTGGGCAAGGAACTGGCACAAAAAACGCCGCGGTCACTGGCTGCTGCCAAACAATTGGTGAAAGGCGCAACTCAGTTCCCCCTTGCAGAGGGGCTGGCAAACGAGCGGGCCGAGTTCATGCGGCTGCTGGCGGATGATGAGGAAGCCATGCAGCGGATGCGCGATTTTGTGTCCGGTGGCGGGGAAATCGCATGA
- the recG gene encoding ATP-dependent DNA helicase RecG → MTSSSASSATSKPPPPKGRPEALFPLFAEAAKLPGIGPRLQKLLEKLTGPKVVDLLWHLPTGVIDRRHRPYVSEAQPGTIATLEIVVGPHRPPSQGSRAPYRIACSDDTGEITLTFFHAREDYLRRTLPEGERRIISGEVEAYGGQIQMTHPDHILKPEDADTLPPYEPVYPLTAGLSGKVLTKAVAAALERVPELPEWLDAAWARQQHYPEWHDAVRAAHTPQAAEGVDPKHPARARLAYDELLANQLALALVRARMKRARGRPLSGDGNLRRKVEVSLPFDLTRGQRVAIAEIEADLKEPYRMLRLLQGDVGSGKTLVALMAMLVAVEAGAQAALMAPTEILARQHAKTLEPLCAAAGIRMAILTGRDKGKAREAIVAAAEAGEIDILVGTHALFQGSVAFRDLAVAVVDEQHRFGVRERMELSSKGVAGTDVLVMTATPIPRTLQLTAYGDMDVSRLTEKPAGRQPITTRALPLERLDDVIAGLGRAVREGQQVYWVCPLVEESDVLDVAAAEERYAGLKATLGANIGMVHGRMKGAEREQVMTAFQAGEIDILVATTVIEVGVDVPNASIMVIEHAERFGLAQLHQLRGRVGRGSAASSCLLLYKAPLGNMAKQRIATLRDTEDGFIIAEEDLILRGAGEVLGTRQSGLPQFRLASLEDHADLISVARDDVELILNRDPELETDRGQALRGLLYLFERDEAIRYLRAG, encoded by the coding sequence ATGACATCATCCAGCGCCTCATCAGCCACCTCTAAACCGCCGCCCCCAAAGGGTAGGCCGGAGGCGTTGTTTCCGCTGTTTGCCGAGGCCGCCAAGCTGCCCGGAATTGGCCCGCGCCTGCAAAAGCTGCTGGAAAAACTCACCGGCCCCAAAGTGGTGGACCTCTTGTGGCACCTGCCCACCGGCGTCATCGACCGTCGGCACCGGCCCTACGTCAGTGAAGCGCAGCCCGGCACGATCGCCACCCTGGAAATTGTCGTCGGCCCGCACCGCCCGCCGTCCCAGGGCAGCCGCGCGCCCTATCGCATTGCCTGTAGCGACGATACCGGCGAGATAACGCTGACGTTTTTCCACGCCCGCGAAGATTATCTGCGGCGCACCCTGCCCGAAGGTGAGCGCCGCATCATCTCCGGCGAAGTGGAAGCCTATGGCGGTCAGATCCAGATGACTCACCCGGATCATATTTTGAAACCGGAAGACGCTGACACGTTGCCGCCCTATGAGCCGGTCTATCCGTTGACCGCAGGCCTTTCCGGAAAGGTGCTGACCAAGGCAGTGGCAGCCGCGCTGGAACGCGTGCCTGAACTGCCCGAGTGGCTGGACGCTGCATGGGCACGCCAGCAGCACTACCCCGAATGGCATGACGCCGTTCGGGCTGCGCATACACCTCAAGCGGCTGAGGGTGTTGACCCAAAGCATCCTGCCCGTGCACGCCTTGCCTATGACGAGCTTCTGGCCAACCAGCTTGCGCTTGCTCTTGTCCGTGCCCGGATGAAGCGCGCGCGCGGACGCCCCTTGTCTGGCGACGGCAACCTGCGCCGCAAGGTGGAAGTATCATTGCCGTTTGACCTGACACGCGGCCAGCGCGTGGCGATCGCGGAAATAGAAGCCGACCTGAAAGAACCATACCGCATGTTGCGGCTGCTGCAGGGCGACGTTGGCTCCGGCAAAACGCTGGTGGCGCTGATGGCCATGCTGGTGGCGGTTGAAGCGGGCGCGCAGGCAGCCCTGATGGCCCCGACAGAAATCCTCGCCCGCCAGCACGCCAAGACCCTTGAGCCTTTGTGCGCCGCTGCAGGTATCCGCATGGCCATTCTGACTGGCCGTGACAAGGGCAAGGCGCGCGAGGCTATCGTGGCAGCTGCGGAAGCTGGCGAGATTGATATTCTCGTGGGCACCCACGCGCTGTTTCAGGGCAGCGTCGCCTTCAGGGATCTGGCGGTCGCCGTGGTGGACGAACAACACCGATTTGGCGTGCGCGAGCGCATGGAACTCTCGTCGAAGGGCGTGGCGGGAACAGATGTGCTGGTGATGACAGCCACCCCCATTCCCCGCACTCTGCAACTCACAGCCTATGGTGACATGGATGTTTCCCGCCTGACGGAAAAGCCGGCAGGCCGCCAGCCCATCACCACCCGCGCCCTGCCCCTTGAACGCCTCGACGACGTGATCGCAGGCCTTGGCCGCGCGGTGCGCGAGGGTCAGCAAGTGTATTGGGTGTGCCCGCTGGTGGAAGAGTCGGACGTGCTGGATGTGGCCGCCGCCGAAGAACGGTACGCAGGCCTGAAGGCCACGTTGGGGGCCAACATCGGCATGGTGCATGGCCGCATGAAGGGCGCTGAACGCGAGCAGGTGATGACCGCGTTTCAGGCAGGCGAGATTGATATTCTCGTCGCCACCACCGTTATTGAAGTGGGCGTTGATGTGCCCAACGCCTCCATCATGGTGATTGAGCACGCAGAGCGCTTCGGTCTTGCCCAGCTGCATCAGTTGCGCGGCCGTGTGGGCCGTGGGTCTGCCGCCTCAAGCTGCCTGCTGCTCTACAAGGCCCCGCTGGGCAATATGGCGAAGCAACGCATCGCCACCCTGCGCGACACCGAAGACGGCTTCATCATTGCCGAAGAAGATTTGATTCTGCGCGGCGCGGGCGAAGTGCTGGGCACCCGCCAGTCCGGCCTGCCGCAGTTTCGGCTGGCGTCGCTGGAGGACCACGCCGATCTTATTTCAGTCGCCCGCGATGACGTGGAACTTATCTTGAACCGCGACCCGGAACTGGAGACTGATCGCGGCCAGGCGCTGCGCGGTCTGCTCTACCTGTTCGAGCGCGACGAAGCCATTCGCTATTTGCGGGCCGGATAG
- a CDS encoding DUF6285 domain-containing protein, translating to MQDQPAAKDLVTAVREFIETVAMPKLEGHAGFHARVAANALAIVERELAIAPVEDAHEAARLNGLLDRFGTLRELNDALCNEIREGHITLETPGLADHLWKTTLTKLAIDQPRYAAYKRAMQESAS from the coding sequence ATGCAGGACCAACCCGCCGCCAAAGACCTTGTAACCGCCGTGCGCGAGTTCATTGAAACAGTCGCCATGCCCAAGCTTGAGGGTCATGCGGGGTTCCATGCCCGCGTTGCTGCAAACGCGCTGGCGATTGTTGAGCGCGAACTGGCCATCGCCCCGGTGGAAGACGCCCATGAAGCGGCGCGCCTTAACGGTTTGCTCGACAGGTTCGGCACGCTTCGCGAGCTCAACGACGCCCTGTGCAATGAAATCCGTGAGGGACACATAACGCTGGAAACGCCCGGCCTTGCAGACCATCTTTGGAAAACAACGCTCACGAAGCTGGCCATAGATCAGCCACGCTATGCTGCCTACAAACGCGCAATGCAGGAGAGTGCGTCATGA
- a CDS encoding phosphotransferase family protein: MPGISRVTGVRRLSGGASQETWSFDALADHKTHPLILRRTPGGGSNTKRDTAVPLATEAALIQLAEKQQVPVPLVTLVLEASDGLGDGFVMGRVDGETIARKILRDAEFADARPKMARQCGEILARIHAVPRDTLPDIQTSPAASEIKKYRDIYTSMKHPHPVFELAFRYLEDHLPSDENLTLVHGDFRNGNLMVGAEGVRAVLDWELAHIGDPMEDLGWICVNSWRFGEIDNPVGGFGAREDMFAGYEAAGGAPVDPDRVKYWEVLGTLKWGIMCMIMVSAFDSGMDRSVERAAIGRRSSETEIDLLNLLAPRTR, from the coding sequence ATGCCGGGTATTTCCCGCGTGACCGGCGTGCGTCGGTTGTCCGGTGGTGCCAGCCAGGAAACATGGTCGTTTGATGCACTCGCCGATCACAAAACACACCCGCTCATATTGCGGCGGACGCCGGGTGGCGGCTCCAACACCAAGCGCGACACTGCTGTGCCGCTTGCTACCGAAGCAGCCCTCATTCAGCTTGCTGAAAAACAGCAGGTGCCCGTGCCGCTGGTCACGCTGGTGCTGGAGGCATCTGATGGGTTGGGCGACGGCTTTGTGATGGGCCGTGTGGACGGCGAAACAATCGCCCGCAAGATTTTGCGTGACGCGGAGTTTGCGGATGCCCGCCCCAAGATGGCCCGCCAGTGCGGCGAGATACTTGCGCGCATCCACGCGGTGCCGCGGGACACATTGCCCGATATCCAGACATCGCCTGCTGCCTCTGAAATCAAAAAATACCGCGATATCTACACATCCATGAAGCACCCTCATCCGGTGTTTGAACTGGCTTTCCGCTACCTCGAAGATCATCTGCCGTCAGACGAAAACCTGACGCTCGTGCATGGCGACTTTCGCAACGGCAACCTCATGGTCGGCGCGGAGGGTGTGCGCGCAGTGCTTGATTGGGAACTGGCCCATATCGGCGACCCGATGGAAGACCTGGGCTGGATCTGCGTCAACTCGTGGCGCTTTGGCGAGATAGACAATCCCGTCGGTGGCTTTGGCGCGCGAGAGGATATGTTTGCGGGCTATGAAGCTGCAGGCGGTGCGCCCGTTGACCCTGACCGGGTCAAATACTGGGAGGTTCTGGGCACGCTCAAATGGGGCATCATGTGCATGATTATGGTGTCGGCGTTTGACAGCGGCATGGACCGCTCGGTTGAGCGCGCGGCCATTGGCAGACGCTCGTCAGAAACAGAAATCGACCTTCTCAATTTGCTGGCTCCCCGCACACGCTAG
- the mfd gene encoding transcription-repair coupling factor: MTAADSRFVSDRQHLSVGGVPEGFDAIALGDLARARNALVVHIARDEPRLARLKEGLRFFSPTLPVIELPGWDCLPYDRVSPNSDVVARRMAALAELAARSADAGPAVLIATVNAALQRMPSRTVMANTSWCAETGDRIDMDGLLSFLARDGYLRSGTVREQGEFAVRGGIVDIFPPGFAEPVRLDLFGDTLEAIRTFDPETQLTTGALSRVDLVPATEIMLDEDTIRRFRAGYVQQFGTVTGEDPLYEAVSEGRRHQGMEHWLPLFHDEMATLFDYAGDGTIITLDPLAEEAAGERCEMISDYYAARAEDAEAHAAVFKASKKKSAHAGFDTPAYKPMKPDALYLTLDEFKSSLSTLPVRALSQFDLPDAPDAIDMGARPGRDFAPERKTENANVFEALRGHINALKKSGKQPVIAAWSDGSAERMSHVLREHGIAPVVIANDWQETQKLDAGVVGLVVLGIETGFETPTLAVVAEQDILGDRLVRTRKARRAQNFLSEVSSLGQGDYVVHVDHGIGQFTSLETIEVQGAPHDCLLIVYAGGDKLYLPVENIELLSRYGSDDTDAQLDRLGGGAWQARKAKMKERIREIANQLIAVAAARALKSAEPVVPAAGLYDEFASRFPYEETEDQARAIGDVISDLAEHKPMDRLVCGDVGFGKTEVALRAAFAAAMSGKQVALVVPTTLLARQHTKTFVERFAGWPLKIAQLSRMVTPKDADATREAMASGDLDIVIGTHALLSKSIKFKDLGLLIVDEEQHFGVAHKEQLKQLKADVHVLTLTATPIPRTLQLALTGVRELSIIATPPVDRLAVRTFVTPFDPVVIREALLRERYRGGQSFYVCPRISDLAETEAFLKEYVPEVKTVVAHGQMPPGQLDDIMNAFYDGKYDVLLSTTIVESGLDIPTANTMVVHRADMFGLAQLYQLRGRVGRSKARAFAYLTVPPKRTLTVNAEKRLKVLQSLDSLGAGFNLASHDLDIRGAGNLLGDEQSGHIREVGYELYQHMLEEAVAQARAGGLDKDEGEWSPQISVGTAVLIPDTYVADLDVRMSLYRRLASLEEHQEIEGFAAELIDRFGHLPGEVKHLLEIVEIKRLCRAANVEKIDAGPKGCVISLRNNEFANPAGLVQFINRARGDAKLRPDHKIVVKHNWPDAEDRLKGTRAVMEELATLAEGGSGA, translated from the coding sequence ATGACGGCGGCGGACAGCCGGTTCGTCAGCGATCGGCAGCACTTGTCCGTTGGCGGCGTGCCTGAAGGCTTTGACGCGATTGCTCTGGGCGATCTGGCGCGGGCACGCAACGCGCTGGTGGTACATATCGCCCGCGACGAACCCCGGTTGGCGCGGCTGAAAGAAGGCCTGCGGTTTTTCTCACCAACCCTGCCTGTCATCGAACTGCCGGGCTGGGACTGTCTGCCGTATGACCGGGTATCGCCCAACAGCGACGTCGTCGCGCGGCGCATGGCGGCCCTCGCCGAGCTTGCCGCGCGCAGCGCCGATGCGGGGCCAGCGGTTTTGATTGCAACCGTCAACGCGGCGTTGCAACGGATGCCATCCCGCACCGTGATGGCAAATACAAGCTGGTGTGCTGAGACAGGCGACCGGATTGATATGGACGGGTTGCTGTCATTTTTGGCGCGCGACGGGTATCTGCGCTCCGGCACGGTGCGTGAACAGGGTGAGTTTGCCGTGCGCGGGGGCATCGTGGATATTTTCCCGCCTGGCTTTGCTGAACCTGTGCGGCTTGATCTGTTTGGCGACACGCTGGAAGCCATACGCACCTTTGATCCCGAAACGCAGTTGACCACCGGCGCGCTGTCGCGGGTTGATCTGGTGCCTGCCACCGAGATCATGCTGGACGAGGACACCATTCGCCGGTTTCGCGCCGGTTATGTGCAGCAGTTCGGCACTGTCACCGGCGAAGACCCGCTGTATGAAGCGGTGAGCGAAGGGCGGCGGCATCAGGGTATGGAACACTGGCTGCCGCTGTTTCATGACGAGATGGCTACGTTGTTTGATTATGCGGGCGACGGCACAATTATCACACTTGATCCGTTGGCGGAGGAAGCAGCGGGCGAACGCTGCGAGATGATTTCGGACTATTACGCCGCGCGTGCTGAAGATGCCGAGGCCCATGCGGCGGTGTTCAAGGCCTCCAAAAAGAAATCAGCTCATGCGGGGTTTGATACGCCCGCCTACAAGCCGATGAAGCCGGATGCGCTGTATCTGACACTGGATGAGTTCAAATCGTCGCTCTCGACGCTGCCGGTACGCGCACTGTCGCAGTTTGATCTGCCGGATGCCCCAGACGCCATCGATATGGGCGCACGGCCGGGGCGTGACTTTGCGCCGGAACGCAAAACTGAAAATGCCAATGTGTTTGAGGCCTTGCGCGGGCACATCAACGCGCTGAAAAAATCCGGTAAGCAGCCCGTAATTGCAGCGTGGTCTGACGGGTCCGCAGAGCGTATGAGCCATGTGCTGCGTGAGCACGGTATTGCACCCGTCGTCATTGCCAATGACTGGCAGGAAACCCAAAAGCTGGACGCAGGTGTTGTGGGCCTTGTGGTGCTGGGCATCGAGACCGGCTTTGAAACGCCGACGCTGGCGGTGGTGGCCGAGCAGGACATTCTGGGCGACCGGCTGGTGCGCACGCGCAAGGCGCGGCGGGCGCAGAACTTTCTGTCGGAAGTCTCCAGTCTGGGGCAGGGCGACTATGTGGTCCATGTGGACCACGGCATCGGCCAATTCACCAGCCTTGAAACCATTGAAGTACAGGGCGCGCCCCACGACTGCCTGCTGATTGTGTATGCGGGTGGCGACAAACTGTATCTGCCTGTTGAAAACATAGAGCTGCTGTCGCGCTACGGCTCTGACGATACGGACGCCCAACTTGACAGGCTTGGCGGCGGCGCATGGCAGGCGCGCAAAGCCAAGATGAAAGAGCGGATTCGCGAGATTGCGAACCAGCTCATTGCCGTTGCTGCTGCCCGCGCGCTCAAGAGTGCTGAACCTGTTGTTCCTGCTGCCGGGCTATATGACGAGTTTGCCTCGCGCTTTCCCTACGAGGAAACCGAGGATCAGGCGCGCGCCATTGGCGACGTTATCTCAGACCTTGCCGAGCACAAGCCGATGGACCGGTTGGTGTGCGGCGATGTGGGCTTTGGCAAAACAGAAGTAGCATTGCGGGCTGCGTTTGCTGCTGCCATGTCCGGTAAACAGGTGGCGCTTGTGGTTCCCACAACGCTGCTGGCGCGCCAGCATACCAAGACATTTGTTGAGCGCTTTGCGGGCTGGCCGCTGAAGATTGCGCAGCTTTCGCGGATGGTGACACCGAAGGATGCAGACGCCACCCGTGAGGCAATGGCGTCAGGTGATCTGGACATTGTGATTGGCACCCACGCGCTACTGTCGAAGTCGATCAAGTTCAAGGATCTGGGTCTGCTGATCGTGGACGAAGAGCAGCACTTTGGTGTGGCGCACAAAGAGCAACTCAAGCAGCTCAAGGCCGACGTGCATGTGCTGACGCTGACCGCAACGCCTATTCCGCGCACGCTACAACTGGCGCTGACGGGTGTGCGCGAACTTTCCATCATTGCCACGCCGCCGGTGGACCGTCTGGCGGTGCGCACCTTCGTCACGCCGTTTGACCCGGTGGTCATTCGCGAGGCCCTGCTGCGCGAGCGCTATCGCGGCGGACAGAGCTTTTATGTGTGCCCACGCATCTCGGACCTCGCGGAGACGGAAGCATTCCTGAAAGAGTATGTGCCGGAGGTGAAGACGGTTGTTGCCCACGGGCAGATGCCGCCGGGCCAGCTTGATGACATCATGAACGCGTTCTACGACGGCAAGTATGACGTGCTGCTGTCTACAACCATTGTTGAAAGCGGGCTGGATATTCCCACGGCCAACACCATGGTTGTGCATCGTGCCGACATGTTCGGGCTGGCACAGCTTTATCAGTTGCGCGGGCGCGTCGGGCGCTCGAAGGCGCGGGCGTTTGCCTATCTGACGGTGCCGCCCAAACGCACGCTGACGGTGAATGCTGAAAAACGCCTCAAGGTTTTGCAGTCGCTGGATTCGCTGGGGGCCGGGTTCAATCTGGCGAGCCACGATCTTGATATTCGCGGCGCCGGCAACCTGTTGGGCGATGAACAATCCGGGCACATTCGCGAGGTGGGCTACGAGCTGTATCAGCACATGCTGGAAGAAGCCGTGGCGCAGGCGCGCGCGGGCGGGCTGGACAAGGACGAAGGCGAGTGGTCGCCACAGATCAGCGTTGGCACCGCGGTGCTTATTCCAGACACCTACGTGGCTGATCTTGATGTACGCATGAGTCTGTATCGGCGGCTGGCATCGCTCGAGGAGCATCAGGAGATTGAAGGCTTTGCCGCCGAGTTGATTGACCGCTTCGGACATCTGCCGGGCGAAGTAAAACACCTGCTGGAAATCGTCGAGATCAAGCGGTTGTGTCGTGCGGCCAATGTGGAAAAAATTGATGCTGGCCCCAAAGGCTGCGTCATCAGCCTGCGCAACAACGAGTTTGCCAATCCGGCAGGCCTGGTGCAGTTCATCAACCGGGCACGGGGCGACGCCAAGCTGCGGCCCGACCACAAGATTGTGGTGAAGCATAACTGGCCGGATGCAGAAGATCGCCTCAAGGGCACCCGCGCGGTCATGGAAGAACTGGCAACGCTGGCTGAGGGCGGCAGCGGGGCTTAA